The DNA window AGAATCAGTATAAGCACTTGGTGATGCATTGGCTTCTGTGGAGTGCATCACACCTTCAAGTAGCACATAATCATGTGTCAACTCTGACAGATGCTGCTGGGAAGTAATGACGTGCTCACTTTCACCCATTTTAGATTCGCTGGAAGTACTCATTGATGCATCATTCATCAGCTGCTGACCAGGGACAAGATTCACTATCAAAAGATCGATAAAATCAGCAATGAAAGTAACATCACAGTCTGATAGCTCCAACTGCTCGACCATTTCAGCAGCAACAGACATAGCTGTATCAGAATCCAAGTAGAAGAGAAAATGTATATTCCTTGCATGtcctgcaaaaataaaaatgatatggTATCACAGGAACACAAATAAGAAATGAAACTTTAGCAATAAAAAGTCATACCGCACAAGTCGGCAATTCGCAAAACCAGTGATACTGAATTGTCATCAAGTTTCTCGCCTGTTAGCTTTAGCTCTGTGTTTTTGTTAGTTCGCGTGAACTCCAACACAGATCTTTGTGGACCACCAAAATCATTTCTCTTGCCTGTGCTAGTACACATTGATTCGTGGGTGTCAACATCCATGTGCAAAGATTCCAGAGAGACTTCTACTGCTTTGGGTAACGATGATGGAAACTTAGTGCCAACAAGACCACGTGAATTATCAGAGCAAAGAAAGGGGTCTTGCAATAGTTCTTTGGCGGACAGCCTTTCAGAAGCAGGAGCTAAACATTTCTCGACAAACTGCTTTGCCTGAATATTTGTAATCTTAGCCAGAGAAGCCGGTTTGACACCCTAGAAATGCGatatttagttgaattagTGTGTTGCGGCAAAATTATACAAAGATAGATAGAGAAACTTACTTTAGATACTTTCTTAAAAATCTGAGCTGCATTTGTACATTCACTGTAGGGATACTCAAGAGTGAACATCTCCAACATACACATTCCAAATGAGTATATATCAACAAGTTCATCATAATTCTCATCATATAGCTCAGGCGCCATGAATTCAGGAGTACCTGGAGAAAG is part of the Oryza brachyantha chromosome 2, ObraRS2, whole genome shotgun sequence genome and encodes:
- the LOC102708963 gene encoding probable serine/threonine-protein kinase WNK4 isoform X2 — its product is MLSALRWIQPGGTYAYKAFDEVEGIEVAWSQVEINEVMQCPDNLERLYSEVHLLKSLKHENVMKFYNYWFDDQKKTVNVITELFTSGSLRQYRQKHPRVDLKAIKNWARQILHGLDYLHTQQPPIIHRDLKCYNIFVNGNHGEVKIGDLGLATVMLAPKAKSVIGTPEFMAPELYDENYDELVDIYSFGMCMLEMFTLEYPYSECTNAAQIFKKVSKGVKPASLAKITNIQAKQFVEKCLAPASERLSAKELLQDPFLCSDNSRGLVGTKFPSSLPKAVEVSLESLHMDVDTHESMCTSTGKRNDFGGPQRSVLEFTRTNKNTELKLTGEKLDDNSVSLVLRIADLCGHARNIHFLFYLDSDTAMSVAAEMVEQLELSDCDVTFIADFIDLLIVNLVPGQQLMNDASMSTSSESKMGESEHVITSQQHLSELTHDYVLLEGVMHSTEANASPSAYTDSLLSEANRGPNSSEGSDISLQLDGSSKISTDCGVDEYERQQCGTYKGAEKLGCSHPLDNGSSNFAVFQTSHHTELVIGSSVSVTENQDVLNGELGLIEAQYDRWFHELTRMRQEALEGARKKWLPDE